In the Topomyia yanbarensis strain Yona2022 chromosome 3, ASM3024719v1, whole genome shotgun sequence genome, one interval contains:
- the LOC131692144 gene encoding arylsulfatase B — protein MISKFTTEVWNGVSLAILVLNYLVLVLGIDPPPNIVFILADDLGWNDVGFHGSSQIPTPNLDALAYSGIILNRYYVTPICTPSRAALMTGKYPIHTGMQHAVLYGMEPRGLPLEEKLLPEYLKELGYQNHIVGKWHLGHYTLKYTPLQRGFDSHVGFWTGHHHMFDHSSVETETWGLDMRRGYDVAYDLHGNYTTHVIRNEAVARIQSHTLSDPLFLYVAHAAVHSANPYDLLPAPDSTVDRMKHIQNYQRRKFAAMLTELDDSVGAIVQALSIRGMLDNTIIVFSSDNGGPAEGFNSNAASNWPLRGVKNTLWEGGVRAAGFIWSPFLKNNCRVSQQIVHITDWLPTLLDAVGYDMLNLPPNLDGISCWQQLQDGNLTDRREILHNIDDIWGSAALTVNNWKVLKGTNYNGQWDNWYGPAGDREAKSYNLTSIKSCPTGKALNKMKILPTDDVILQLRSEASVQCIGMRKTNCNPLKAPCLFDIVRDPCELDNMAEKYPTILESMLKKLDAHNATAVPPGNMPLDTRGDPRFWSYTWHNFGDDLGSYQILGN, from the exons ATGATCAGCAAATTTACCACGGAAGTGTGGAATGGTGTATCACTAG CAATTTTAGTCTTGAACTACCTTGTACTGGTACTGGGGATAGATCCTCCTCCGAACATAGTCTTCATTTTAGCAGATGACCTCGGCTGGAACGATGTCGGTTTTCATGGATCTTCCCAGATACCGACACCTAACCTCGATGCTCTTGCCTATTCTGGAATCATTCTGAATCGCTACTACGTCACACCCATCTGTACTCCTTCTCGGGCGGCACTCATGACGGGAAAGTATCCAATACACACAGGTATGCAACATGCCGTCCTCTACGGGATGGAACCGAGAGGGCTGCCGCTAGAGGAGAAACTGTTACCGGAATATTTGAAGGAGTTGGG CTACCAGAACCACATCGTCGGCAAATGGCACCTAGGGCATTATACACTCAAGTACACCCCGCTGCAACGAGGATTCGACTCGCACGTAGGTTTCTGGACTGGCCATCACCACATGTTTGATCACAGTTCCGTTGAAACGGAAACCTGGGGTTTGGACATGCGACGCGGGTATGACGTTGCGTACGATCTACACGGAAATTACACCACTCATGTGATACGAAATGAAGCAGTAGCTAGAATCCAAAGCCATACCCTGTCGGATCCGCTGTTTCTGTACGTGGCCCATGCAGCGGTGCACTCTGCCAATCCGTATGATCTGCTACCTGCACCGGACTCCACGGTAGATCGAATGAAACACATCCAGAACTATCAACGGCGTAAGTTTGCAG CAATGCTTACGGAGCTGGACGATTCGGTGGGAGCTATTGTCCAAGCACTGAGCATTCGAGGTATGTTGGACAATACGATCATCGTATTTAGCTCGGATAACGGTGGGCCGGCAGAAGGTTTCAACAGTAATGCCGCTTCTAACTGGCCTTTGCGAGGAGTCAAAAACACCCTATGGGAAGGTGGAGTACGAGCGGCTGGTTTCATCTGGAGtccttttctgaaaaataactGTCGAGTATCGCAGCAAATAGTCCATATAACTGACTGGCTTCCAACATTGTTAGACGCCGTCGGTTATGATATGTT AAATCTCCCACCAAATTTGGACGGCATCAGTTGTTGGCAACAACTGCAGGACGGGAACCTAACCGATCGGCGCGAGATTCTTCACAATATCGATGATATTTGGGGCAGTGCTGCTCTTACGGTTAACAACTGGAAGGTTCTAAAGGGAACCAATTACAACGGCCAGTGGGACAATTGGTACGGTCCAGCAGGAGATCGCGAGGCAAAGTCTTACAATTTAACCTCCATCAAGAGCTGTCCTACTGGGAAAGctctgaacaaaatgaaaatacttCCAACCGACGATGTCATTTTACAGCTACGCAGCGAAGCTAGCGTTCAGTGTATAGGTATGAGAAAAACTAATTGCAATCCCTTGAAGGCACCTTGTCTTTTTGACATCGTTCGGGATCCGTGTGAATTGGACAATATGGCGGAGAAATATCCAACTATTTTGGAAAGTATGTTGAAGAAATTAGACGCGCATAACGCAACGGCAGTGCCTCCCGGAAATATGCCTTTGGACACACGAGGTGATCCCAGATTCTGGAGTTATACGTGGCACAATTTCGGGGATGATCTTGGATCATACCAAATACTGGGGAATTGA